A window of the Fusarium poae strain DAOMC 252244 chromosome 3, whole genome shotgun sequence genome harbors these coding sequences:
- a CDS encoding hypothetical protein (SECRETED:SignalP(1-21)), protein MRTSFSSILFSLGLLSAGVLASQEIHTSFDESCGCTVKYIVVEMPPKTVSANTATTLATGLVAAAQETTTVKTKTTPTRPKSSQTTIHASSTAHQNTTATFVPKTPAKVDCSNPKNAVPKKKIAMSYGDLSDDTVVEQSDDTTKQANKPSNGTFSTFNANKNTTTEKGPSGSIDMDLVMNHPAVVLDYIDAITSVECTSDSIEVKFDKSTAFNNAVKTWLDTFILITSNMGNCKAANGQAFYLVDHVTADKEQKSITCHASEQKLEDIAETCEMSFNSIPATKLQKRLNLNPSLSLDFGAGLERDTVLFSEEPFVSIKAEQAEFSSTISFSGRAKYNFWKFKMEHLYFDLNTRFNADVALSADVAAAWSRSILYDPDTLTFSVVEVPGILSLGPGIAFAVGVDVDTSAAVAVRAGAGISIPAGNVHLDVLDGSKNSATGWEPQYTSYADITESVEVGLNASASLTVQLSFKLLGGLVDLSSGLTAKPEIVNKFTLDAVQSGHASNGGAGGSVSTPPGECGVSLKSDFVFDLDGFATRWVKGNLYHVEVPITDICYAF, encoded by the exons ATGAGAACCTCGTTCTCGTCCATTCTTTTCAGCCTTGGGCTGCTCTCTGCCGGTGTACTTGCCTCGCAGGAGATACATACCTCGTTTGACGAGTCATGTGGCTGCACAGTCAAGTACATCGTCGTTGAGATGCCTCCCAAGACAGTCTCCGCCAATACGGCCACTACTCTCGCTACTGGTTTGGTCGCTGCCGCTCAAGAGACTACCACCgtcaagacaaagacaactCCTACTCGACCCAAGTCATCTCAAACTACCATCCACGCTTCCTCTACGGCACACCAGAACACTACTGCTACTTTTGTTCCCAAGACTCCCGCCAAGGTTGACTGCAGTAACCCTAAGAATGCAGTCCCCAAGAAAAAGATTGCCATGTCTTACGGTGACTTGAGCGATGACACAGTTGTTGAACAGAGTGATGACACTACGAAACAAGCTAACAAGCCCTCCAACGGTACCTTCTCCACTTTCAATGCCAACAAGAACACTACCACCGAAAAGGGACCTAGCGGATCAATCGATATGGATCTAGTCATGAACCATCCTGCTGTCGTTCTCGACTACATCGATGCTATCACTTCGGTCGAATGTACATCTGACTCTATTGAGGTCAAGTTCGATAAGTCTACGGCCTTCAACAACGCAGTCAAGACATGGCTCGACACCTTTATCCTCATCACAAGTAACATGGGCAACTGCAAAGCTGCCAATGGTCAGGCTTTCTACCTCGTTGATCACGTCACGGCGGACAAAGAGCAAAAGTCCATTACTTGTCATGCCTCTGAGCAGAAGCTTGAAGATATCGCTG AAACCTGTGAAATGTCCTTCAACTCAATCCCCGCCACCAAGCTACAAAAGcgcctcaacctcaaccccAGTCTATCGCTCGACTTCGGTGCTGGACTCGAGAGAGATACAGTTCTCTTCAGTGAAGAACCCTTTGTCAGTATCAAGGCTGAACAAGCAGAGTTCTCTTCCACTATTTCCTTCTCGGGACGTGCCAAGTATAACTTTTGGAAGTTCAAG ATGGAACATCTCTACTTCGATCTCAATACTCGTTTCAATGCCGATGTCGCACTCTCAGCCGACGTAGCAGCAGCCTGGTCTCGTTCCATCCTTTACGATCCCGATACCCTCACCTTCAGCGTTGTCGAAGTCCCTGGCATCCTTTCCCTTGGCCCAGGAATTGCTTTCGCTGTCGGAGTCGATGTCGATACTTCAGCAGCTGTCGCAGTCCGCGCTGGTGCAGGTATTTCCATCCCAGCCGGAAACGTCCACCTCGACGTTCTCGATGGAAGTAAGAACAGCGCTACAGGATGGGAGCCACAGTACACTTCCTACGCCGATATAACCGAGAGTGTAGAGGTTGGCTTGAACGCGAGTGCATCATTGACTGTTCAGCTGTCCTTCAAGCTACTCGGTGGTCTTGTTGATCTTAGCAGTGGTCTTACAGCCAAACCTGAGATTGTGAACAAGTTCACTCTTGACGCTGTCCAATCTGGTCATGCTTCGAATGGTGGAGCTGGTGGTTCTGTCAGTACTCCTCCTGGCGAATGTGGCGTGTCGCTCAAGTCAGACTTTGTTTTTGATCTTGATGGATTTGCTACACGATGGGTGAAGGGTAACTTGTATCACGTCGAGGTCCCCATCACTGATATCTGTTATGCGTTTTGA
- a CDS encoding hypothetical protein (TransMembrane:8 (i59-80o92-112i133-161o173-192i204-226o246-266i286-308o337-359i)): MAEPSAAAPLLQQRQTSYNSISPHSDSETAGYIQPSRDVEDDVLPETSTIGRNLSWQSAYVLVISRVVGSGIFATPGTIVQSVGSPGLSLSLWLLGAFIAACGLSVSLEFGCMLPRSGGDKVYLEFAYRRPRLLASTLFAMYAVILGFTASNCVVFSQYALFALGVDEPSDGLRKSLAVGLLTFVCVTHSVFPKAGIKIQDVLGWVKIGIIVFMILSGFYVVIIRPDTSAAPTGQLSWEHLWDDSSWSWGVIATSLFKVFYSFAGLDNAANVMNEVKHPVRTLRSVALTALATSCGMYMLINVAYLLVVPIGEIRQSGELIAALFFERLFGASFGRIVLPTAVALSAIGNVMVVAFAMARTKQEVARQGFIPYSSILSSSRPFNSPTGGFFIHYIPSFLVMVLPPSNTIYSFILDIDGYAASRPQATV, encoded by the exons ATGGCAGAACCATCAGCAGCCGCGCCGCTACTACAACAGCGACAAACCTCATATAACTCAATATCTCCACATAGCGATAGCGAAACCGCAGGATATATTCAACCCAGCCGTGATGTAGAAGACGATGTCCTCCCCGAGACATCCACCATCGGCCGCAACCTCTCATGGCAGAGCGCCTACGTCCTCGTAATATCCCGCGTCGTCGGCAGCGGTATCTTTGCCACGCCCGGCACAATCGTACAATCTGTCGGAAGCCCTGGTCTATCTCTATCACTCTGGCTTCTCGGCGCCTTTATCGCCGCGTGTGGTCTTAGTGTGTCTCTCGAGTTTGGCTGCATGTTACCCCGGTCCGGAGGCGATAAAGTTTACCTTGAGTTTGCGTACCGACGTCCCAGATTGCTCGCTTCGACGCTGTTTGCCATGTATGCAGTGATCCTCGGATTTACGGCGAGTAATTGTGTTGTGTTTAGCCAGTATGCTTTGTTTGCGCTCGGAGTTGATGAACCGAGCGATGGGTTGAGGAAGAGTCTTGCTGTGGGATTACTTACCTTCGTGTGTGTTACGCACAGTGTTTTCCCAAAGGCGGGAATCAAGATACAAGATGTCCTCGGCTGGGTCAAGATTGGCATCATAGTTTTCATGATACTCTCGGGTTTTTACGTTGTCATTATCCGACCGGATACAAGCGCTGCTCCGACAGGGCAACTTTCGTGGGAGCATCTATGGGATGACAGCAGCTGGAGCTGGGGAGTTATTGCAACGAGTCTTTTCAAAGTCTTTTACTCCTTCGCAGGTCTTGACAACGCTGCGAATGTCATGAACGAGGTCAAGCATCCGGTGCGGACTTTGAGATCTGTCGCGTTGACTGCGTTGGCTACATCATGTGGTATGTACATGCTCATCAATGTGGCATACCTGTTGGTAGTACCGATCGGGGAGATCAGACAGAGTGGTGAACTTATCGCTGCGCTGTTTTTCGAAAGGTTGTTTGGAGCGAGTTTTGGGCGGATTGTTCTTCCTACTGCTGTAGCGTTGTCTGCGATTGGTAATGTCATGGTTGTTGCTTTCGCTATG GCCCGTACGAAGCAAGAGGTTGCGCGACAAGGTTTCATTCCCTACTCTTCTATTCTATCTTCCTCTCGACCATTCAATTCACCCACGGGTGGCTTTTTCATTCACTACATACCATCATTTCTCGTCATGGTGCTCCCACCGTCCAACACAATCTACTCATTCATTCTGGATATCGATGGCTACGCAG CGTCCAGACCTCAAGCGACCGTTTAA